The following nucleotide sequence is from Basilea psittacipulmonis DSM 24701.
CTTTTCTATCTTTAAATGCACCGTTTTCATCACGCCAAGAAACAATGTTTTTCGCTAATCCTGCATTTAAGCCTGATACACGTGATAATAAAGCAGCTGAAGCGGTGTTGACATCAACCCCCACCGCATTCACGCAATCTTCAATGACGGCATCTAAAGAACGAGCTAGTTCTCTTTGGTTTAAATCGTGTTGGTATTGGCCGACACCAATGGATTTAGGCTCAATTTTTACTAATTCAGCCAAAGGATCTTGCAAACGTCGTGCGATCGATACGGCTCCTCTTAAACTTACGTCTAGATCAGGAAATTCTTGTGAGGCCAGTTCTGATGCTGAATACACAGAGGCGCCTGCTTCAGATACTACGACTTTTTTAGTCTCACAATTGGGTAAAGCAGCCAATAATTCTGATACTAATTTTTCTGTTTCACGAGACGCTGTACCATTGCCGATAGCAATAAGCTCAATATGATGTTTTTGAATCAGGTGTGCTAGAGTTTGCATCGATCCTATTTTGTCTAATCTGGGTTCAAAAGGATAGATGGTCGTGGTTTCCAGCAACTTACCTGTTTTATCAATCGCAGCGACTTTGACCCCCGTACGGATGCCCGGATCAAGCCCTAAAACTGCTTTATGGCCAGCAGGAGCAGCTAATAACAAATCTTTTAAGTTTTCTGCAAATACCTTAATCGCTTCTGTTTCTGCTTTGTCACGTAATTGACCGATAATTTCTGTTTCAAAAAGTGTCAATAACTTAACTCGCCAAGTCCATCTTGATAAGTCTGACAGCCACTTTTGGCGAGGACTAGCTTCAAGCGTAAAATCCGTATCCAGATCTAGAAAGTCGGCAATTTTTTCAATACAAGGATGAGGATGTTGTTCTTCTAGACTACTTTCTAAACCGATTCTCAAATCCAAAACACCTTGTTGTCTGCCTCGTAACATCGCCAAAATGCGGTGCGAGGGTAAGGTGCTAACCGCTTCTTTAAAGTCAAACCAGTCTTTGAAATTATCGCCCTCTGTTTCTTTGCCCTCAATAAGAGTGGAATAAAGAAAGGCGTGTTTGCTCAAGTATTCACGTATTGTGGCCACTAAATCAGCATTTTCTGAAAAACGTTCCGCTAGAATATCTCTTGCTCCATCCAAAGCCATTTTTACATCCGTAATATCGTTGTTTAAGTAGGCTTGAGCCAATGTTTGGGGATCTGTGTTTTCTAATAAAATCGCGTCTGCTAATGGCTCTAGACCTGCTTCTTTGGCGATCTGGGCTTTTGTGCGACGTTTTGGTTTGTAAGGAGCGTATAAATCTTCTAATCGCTGTTTATTATCTGCCTGCATGATGGCAGCTTCAAGTTCTGGCGTTAGTTTTTCTTGGCTACGAATAGATTCTAGGATACTGATACGTCTTTCTTCGAGTTCACGAACATAAAGCAAAGAAACTTCTAATTCACGCAAAACCGCATCATCTAGACCGCCTGTGACTTCTTTACGATAACGAGCAATAAACGGAACGGTAGCTCCCTCATCTAAAAGATTGACGGCTGCCTGAATTTGGTGGGCAGGTTTGTTTAGTTTTTGTGAAAGAGTCTGAATGATACGATGTTCATCAATATTTTTTGTCATGGTTATCGGTTTATTTAATAGAAAGCCCAATATTTTAACCGATTTATATTATCGATAAATAAAAAGTGACTATTGAAATTGGTGCAAAAAAACAGTGGATCGAATCACGGCAAAATCTTGTTTTAACCATGTGATGCGATGCGGATAAAAAGGTAGGTGGAGTAAGTTGTGATGGATGTGATGAGGCGATGATGAATGCGTGTGGAGATGGGGGGAGGATGAGGCGATGATGAATGCGTGTGGATGTATTTATGTTGACAAGCGTGTGTTTGAGGTAGGGATGGTAAATGAGGGATGTAAAGATGGATGGGATGAGGCGGTGATAAATGCGTGTGGATGTATTTTTGTTGATAAGAGTGTGGTAGGGAGGATAAATGAGGGAGACGCAGCGATGGGGTGATGAGAATGTAAAAAGAGAAACAGAGGCGTTATATTTTAAACGAAGTAGGAGGGCATTTAGCCTTTTATTCTTGAAAATAATACAGGTATAATTTTGAGGTTGAGACTATTTGTTTGGATGGGTATAGATTATGTCAGATGTGAAAAAAGTGTTCTTAGAGACAAGCTCCTTTGCTCAGTCTATCCCCAATTATCAAGTCCGCACGAGTCAAGTCAATATGGCTTGTAATGTTGATAAAGCGATTGCCAATAATGAAATATTATTGGTGGAAGCAGGGACGGGAACAGGGAAAACATTAGCGTATTTGGTACCTCCTTTGTTACAAAACAAACAAGTGATGGTGGTTACCGCCACTAAAGCTTTGCAAGATCAGTTATTCGGAAAAGATGTTCCAGCATTAAGAAAAATTTTAAAAAGACCCTTTACAGCAAGTGTTTTTAAGGGACGATCCAATTATTTATGTAAATACTTATTTGAGTTATACGAATCAGAGGGAATCCTTAAAGAGGAAATGCCTCAATACAAGAAAATTAAGGCATTTGCTAATTTGGGAAAATATCATTGCGACATTACCTATTGCGAGGGGGTTTCGGAAACGTCGCCAATATGGAAAAAAATCACCGCTACGACAGAAACTTGTTTGTACCAAAAATGTCCTCAGTATGAAGAATGTCATGTGACGAACGCTAGAAGAGAGGCGGAAAGTAGCGATGTGTTGATTGTGAATCATGCGATGTTTGTTATTTCGCTCGCGTTGAAATATAAAGGATTAACGGTAGATTATTTGCCTCCTAAAGAGGTGGTGGTATTTGATGAGGGGCATAAATTACCAGGTAATATTAGAACCTTATTTGGCGATCATACGTCGTTACAAGACATTCGATCATGGTTTTTAAAATTTGATGAATCCTATAAAAAAATTAAACGAGAAAAGTTGCTTGATGCTCGAGAATATAGTGACATTGTTAATGCTGTTTACGAGATAACTAGTCGTTTTAATTTACGCATCCGAACAGAACAAGTGGGGCTGGAGAATGCTTTATTGGATGATGAATCCTTTATGAAAGATGTGGTGAATTTTTCTACGAATGTCGAAAGCTTCTATAAAATGCTGTGTAAGGCTCATCTTAGTGTATTAGAAGATATATCGGAAAACCATCGTCCTACCGCTGATGAAAAGGCAGAAATCGATCCTGATTTGGAAATACTACAACGATTTTGTCAGATAGGAAAAGGCATTGTATTGGCACTGAATACGTTTGTCTCACAAAATGAAGAGTTGATAAAATGGATAAAAATTACGAAACCAAAAAATAAAGAATCTAAAGAATATGATCTTGAGTTTCACTCTGTACCATCGGATATCCGCTTTTTCTCAAATTTCAGAGCGGAACATCAAAGCTGGATCTTTGCTTCAGCCACGTTGTCAGTATTGGGGAATGCCAATTACTTTATCAATGAAATTGGCTTAGATAAAAACACTCAATTTGCGATCTACCCCTCTAATTTTGATTATCAGCGACAGGCAGGCATTTATATCCCCACGGATCTGCCTAGCCCTAAAGAAGAAAATTATTCGCTTGAGTTTTTAAGAATGTGTTGGAGATTTATCGTGAACAATCCATCGGGAACGATGATTCTTTGCACCTCTTTAAAACAAATGAAATTTTATGCTGATAAATTACGTGAAGGATTTCGTCTTAAAAATATTCGTCGAGAAGTATTGGTTCAAGGAGAAGAAAGTAAGGCGGTATTATTACAATTATTCCGTGAAAAGAAAGATGCGGTGCTGATAGGCAGTGCTAGTTTTTGGGAGGGAGTGGATTTCCCTGGCGATATATTGACCCTATTATTGATTGATAGAATTCCTTTCGCTTCTCCAGAAGATCCCGTTTTACGAGCCAGAATCGATAAGATGAAAAAAGAGGATAAAGATCCTTTTAATTTGATACAACTACCTCACGCGACGATTACTTTAAAACAAGGTGTGGGTCGGTTGATTCGTACGGAATTGGATTATGGTTTGGTAGTGATTGGTGATAAACGTTTAGTCAAAATGGGCTATGGCTTGAGAATCATGGATGATTTGCCTCCATTTAAACGACTTGATACGGCTTCAAGTGCCTTAGAATTTTTTATCAATTCTCAAAAGAAATCTGAACAATAAATCCCTGTCGAGCCAGCTACACACACGTGTTTAGAGGATGTGGGTTGTAAGAACAGTTAGCTTTGTCATAAAACGAAAAGATGAAGTTCGATATGGCTAGCTGTGTGAAGTAGGTAAATACGTGGGTTTAGAGGATGCGGGTTGTAAGAATAGTTAGCTTTGTCATAAAACGAAAAGATGAAGTTCGATATGGCTAGCTGTGTGAAGCTGGTAAATACGTGGGTTTAGAGGGCATGACTGGATAAGTAGTTTGAAATGGGTAAAAAAAACTGGTTCAACTAAGAACCAGTTTTCATGTTTTATATTTAGTTATTAAACCAAGAAGATGGTTTGAAATAGTCCCAGAAACTTCTTTGCTTATCTAATCCCTGTTGAGGGAATACAGAGTTAGGGAAATTCTGGTTAAATACAGCTTGAGCATTTTCTTCCATCTCTTTTAGTCCTAACTTGCGATAAGACAAGATAAGGATGTATAGGGCTTTTTCAGAAGCACGAACACCAGAATAATTTTTCAATACGTCTTGAGCACGATTGATCGCAGCGACATAGTCATTTTTCTTGTAGTAATATTCGGCAACACCTGCATCATGATCAGCAAGTGTCTGAACTAACCATTTCATGCGGGTGTGAGAGTCAGGTGCGTATTTACTATTTGGAAATTGGGTAACCAAAGTGTTGAACGCAATATAAGACTCACGTAAACCTTTAGGATCTCGTTCAGAGGGATCTTGTCCTACCCAGCTTGTTAAAAAGTTACCTGCAGAGGTAAACGTGATTAACCCTTTTAAATACAGCATATAGTCAGCATTAGGATTAGATGGATATAAGGTTAAAAAGTTATCAATATCCACCAATGCTTGTTTTACTTCATCATCTTTCCAGTTAATGTAGGCTTGATCGATGAGTGCTTGTTGTGCATAGTTAGAATAAGGGTAAAAGTTTTGGATAGCTTTAAGATTTGTGCGAGCCGTTCCCCAT
It contains:
- a CDS encoding ATP-dependent DNA helicase, giving the protein MSDVKKVFLETSSFAQSIPNYQVRTSQVNMACNVDKAIANNEILLVEAGTGTGKTLAYLVPPLLQNKQVMVVTATKALQDQLFGKDVPALRKILKRPFTASVFKGRSNYLCKYLFELYESEGILKEEMPQYKKIKAFANLGKYHCDITYCEGVSETSPIWKKITATTETCLYQKCPQYEECHVTNARREAESSDVLIVNHAMFVISLALKYKGLTVDYLPPKEVVVFDEGHKLPGNIRTLFGDHTSLQDIRSWFLKFDESYKKIKREKLLDAREYSDIVNAVYEITSRFNLRIRTEQVGLENALLDDESFMKDVVNFSTNVESFYKMLCKAHLSVLEDISENHRPTADEKAEIDPDLEILQRFCQIGKGIVLALNTFVSQNEELIKWIKITKPKNKESKEYDLEFHSVPSDIRFFSNFRAEHQSWIFASATLSVLGNANYFINEIGLDKNTQFAIYPSNFDYQRQAGIYIPTDLPSPKEENYSLEFLRMCWRFIVNNPSGTMILCTSLKQMKFYADKLREGFRLKNIRREVLVQGEESKAVLLQLFREKKDAVLIGSASFWEGVDFPGDILTLLLIDRIPFASPEDPVLRARIDKMKKEDKDPFNLIQLPHATITLKQGVGRLIRTELDYGLVVIGDKRLVKMGYGLRIMDDLPPFKRLDTASSALEFFINSQKKSEQ
- a CDS encoding Tex family protein, which translates into the protein MTKNIDEHRIIQTLSQKLNKPAHQIQAAVNLLDEGATVPFIARYRKEVTGGLDDAVLRELEVSLLYVRELEERRISILESIRSQEKLTPELEAAIMQADNKQRLEDLYAPYKPKRRTKAQIAKEAGLEPLADAILLENTDPQTLAQAYLNNDITDVKMALDGARDILAERFSENADLVATIREYLSKHAFLYSTLIEGKETEGDNFKDWFDFKEAVSTLPSHRILAMLRGRQQGVLDLRIGLESSLEEQHPHPCIEKIADFLDLDTDFTLEASPRQKWLSDLSRWTWRVKLLTLFETEIIGQLRDKAETEAIKVFAENLKDLLLAAPAGHKAVLGLDPGIRTGVKVAAIDKTGKLLETTTIYPFEPRLDKIGSMQTLAHLIQKHHIELIAIGNGTASRETEKLVSELLAALPNCETKKVVVSEAGASVYSASELASQEFPDLDVSLRGAVSIARRLQDPLAELVKIEPKSIGVGQYQHDLNQRELARSLDAVIEDCVNAVGVDVNTASAALLSRVSGLNAGLAKNIVSWRDENGAFKDRKALMAVPRFGAKAFEQAAGFLRISGGTNPLDQSAVHPEAYPVVSKILDKIHQDITSVIGNKEALKGLSPQDFTDEKFGLPTVKDIFNELEKPGRDPRPEFKTASFREDVHTIDDLKPGMILEGVVSNVANFGAFVDIGVHQDGLVHISALSNHFVQDPREVVRTGQLVKVKVLEVEPQRKRIALSMRLDDDTLPSSRSTRGPSSARQSFSSSKKEMAPQGAMAAAFAKLRK
- a CDS encoding outer membrane protein assembly factor BamD, translated to MTKNFSKLLLIMGCGLVLAACSTTDKTQALLNVPAEQLYQDAQEALRNKEWGTARTNLKAIQNFYPYSNYAQQALIDQAYINWKDDEVKQALVDIDNFLTLYPSNPNADYMLYLKGLITFTSAGNFLTSWVGQDPSERDPKGLRESYIAFNTLVTQFPNSKYAPDSHTRMKWLVQTLADHDAGVAEYYYKKNDYVAAINRAQDVLKNYSGVRASEKALYILILSYRKLGLKEMEENAQAVFNQNFPNSVFPQQGLDKQRSFWDYFKPSSWFNN